Proteins from one Listeria weihenstephanensis genomic window:
- a CDS encoding ATP-dependent Clp protease ATP-binding subunit, translating into MMFGRFTQRAQKVLALSQEEAMRLKHSNLGTEHILLGLVREGEGIAAKALYELGISSDKVQKEVETLIGEGETAVQTIQYTPRAKKVIELSMDEARKLGHTYVGTEHILLGLIREGEGIAARVLGNLGVSLNKARQQVLQLLGGGDGAASGRSTNTQATPTLDSLARDLTVIAREENLDPVIGRSKEIQRVIEVLSRRTKNNPVLIGEPGVGKTAIAEGLAQQIVHNEVPETLRGKRVMTLDMGTVVAGTKYRGEFEDRLKKVMDEIRQAGNVILFIDELHTLIGAGGAEGAIDASNILKPSLARGELQCIGATTLDEYRKYIEKDAALERRFQPIRVEEPTVDESIQILRGLRDRYEAHHRVAITDAAVEAAVRLSDRYISDRFLPDKAIDVIDEAGSKVRLKAYTTPANVKEMESNLAELKKEKDAAVQGQEFEKAASLRDKEQRLRRELTEKKKDWHAKQGQDNSEVTEEIVAEVVASWTGIPVTKLGETETDKLLNMESLLHKRVIGQEEAVKAVSLAVRRARAGLKDPKRPIGSFIFLGPTGVGKTELARAVAESMFGDEEAMIRIDMSEYMEKFSTARLVGAPPGYVGYEEGGQLTEKIRQKPYSVLLLDEIEKAHPDVFNMLLQVLDDGRLTDSKGRVVDFRNTVIIMTSNIGAQELKDDKSVGFNVSDMTKDHKAMQHRMLQELKKAFRPEFINRIDESIVFHSLNEKELKEIVTLLTEQLTKRLGERNIHVSLTESAKAKIAKDGYDPEYGARPLKRAIQKNVEDRLSEELLRGTVKVGDTVVIGTKAGELTVTVKAKKKAPAAKKKTTTTATKAKAKAKPKAKPAKSE; encoded by the coding sequence ATGATGTTTGGGAGATTTACGCAAAGAGCGCAGAAGGTATTGGCTTTGTCACAGGAAGAGGCTATGAGATTGAAGCATAGCAATTTGGGAACGGAACATATTTTGTTGGGATTGGTTCGTGAGGGTGAGGGTATCGCTGCGAAGGCGTTATATGAGCTTGGAATTAGTTCGGATAAGGTGCAAAAGGAAGTAGAGACTTTGATCGGTGAGGGTGAGACTGCTGTTCAAACGATTCAATATACGCCGCGTGCGAAAAAAGTAATTGAGTTATCGATGGATGAGGCGCGGAAACTTGGCCATACGTATGTTGGGACGGAGCATATCTTGCTTGGCCTGATTCGTGAGGGTGAGGGAATTGCGGCTCGTGTGCTTGGAAATCTTGGTGTGAGCTTGAATAAGGCGCGTCAACAGGTATTGCAATTGCTTGGTGGCGGGGACGGTGCGGCTTCTGGTCGTTCGACGAATACGCAAGCGACGCCGACTTTGGATAGCTTGGCGCGGGACTTGACGGTGATTGCGCGGGAAGAGAATTTGGATCCCGTGATTGGGCGTTCGAAGGAGATTCAGCGTGTGATTGAGGTGCTTAGTCGCCGGACGAAGAATAATCCGGTTTTGATTGGGGAGCCTGGTGTTGGTAAAACGGCGATTGCGGAAGGTTTAGCGCAACAAATTGTGCATAATGAGGTGCCGGAAACGTTGCGTGGAAAACGTGTGATGACGCTCGATATGGGTACGGTTGTTGCTGGAACGAAATACCGCGGTGAATTTGAGGATCGCTTGAAAAAAGTGATGGATGAGATTCGTCAAGCTGGAAATGTTATTTTGTTTATTGATGAATTGCATACGTTGATTGGTGCTGGGGGCGCGGAAGGTGCGATTGATGCATCGAACATTTTGAAACCGTCGCTTGCTCGTGGTGAGTTGCAATGTATTGGTGCGACAACGCTTGATGAGTATCGCAAGTATATTGAAAAGGATGCTGCGCTTGAGAGACGTTTCCAACCGATTCGTGTGGAGGAGCCAACTGTGGATGAGTCGATTCAAATTTTGCGGGGGCTTCGGGATCGTTATGAGGCGCATCACCGGGTTGCAATTACGGATGCGGCGGTTGAGGCGGCGGTTAGATTGTCGGATCGGTATATTTCGGATCGTTTCTTGCCGGATAAAGCGATTGACGTGATTGATGAGGCGGGTTCGAAGGTACGTTTGAAGGCTTATACGACGCCTGCGAATGTGAAGGAAATGGAATCGAACTTGGCGGAATTGAAGAAAGAGAAGGATGCGGCGGTCCAGGGTCAAGAGTTTGAGAAGGCGGCTTCATTGCGAGATAAGGAACAGCGCTTAAGACGTGAGTTGACGGAGAAGAAGAAGGACTGGCATGCGAAACAGGGTCAGGATAATAGTGAAGTGACGGAAGAGATTGTTGCTGAGGTTGTGGCGAGTTGGACGGGTATTCCGGTTACGAAACTGGGTGAGACGGAGACGGATAAATTGCTGAATATGGAGTCGTTGCTTCATAAGCGTGTGATTGGGCAAGAGGAGGCTGTTAAGGCGGTTTCTCTGGCTGTGAGACGTGCGCGTGCGGGACTTAAGGATCCGAAGCGCCCGATTGGTTCGTTTATCTTCTTGGGACCTACTGGTGTTGGTAAAACGGAATTGGCGCGTGCGGTTGCCGAATCGATGTTTGGTGACGAGGAAGCGATGATCCGGATTGATATGTCGGAGTATATGGAGAAATTCTCGACGGCGCGTCTTGTTGGGGCTCCTCCAGGCTATGTTGGTTATGAAGAGGGCGGCCAGTTGACGGAGAAAATTCGCCAAAAACCTTACTCGGTTCTACTTTTAGATGAGATTGAAAAAGCGCATCCTGATGTGTTTAATATGTTGCTGCAAGTTTTAGATGACGGGCGTTTGACGGATTCTAAAGGTCGCGTTGTTGATTTCCGAAATACGGTGATTATTATGACGTCGAATATCGGTGCGCAGGAGCTGAAGGATGATAAATCGGTTGGCTTCAACGTTTCTGATATGACGAAGGATCATAAGGCGATGCAACACCGGATGCTGCAAGAGTTGAAAAAGGCGTTCCGTCCTGAGTTTATTAACCGGATTGATGAATCGATTGTGTTCCATTCGCTAAATGAGAAGGAATTGAAAGAAATCGTGACGTTGCTTACGGAACAGTTGACGAAGCGTCTTGGCGAACGTAATATCCATGTGAGTTTGACGGAGAGTGCGAAGGCTAAAATTGCGAAGGATGGTTATGATCCGGAGTATGGTGCGCGTCCGCTGAAACGGGCAATTCAGAAAAATGTGGAGGATCGTTTGTCGGAAGAGTTGTTGCGTGGAACGGTTAAGGTTGGCGATACGGTCGTTATTGGGACTAAAGCTGGCGAGTTGACGGTTACGGTTAAGGCGAAGAAGAAAGCTCCTGCAGCTAAGAAGAAAACGACGACAACAGCTACGAAGGCAAAAGCGAAGGCGAAACCTAAAGCGAAGCCTGCTAAATCGGAGTAA
- a CDS encoding UvrB/UvrC motif-containing protein yields MICQSCGENEANIEIRHEFNHQTFSVFLCKGCAEAQSMAYMEEQVAENSVDFLSLLQRSPEKDVEMLECEYCGMSLQAVMDSSKLGCEHCYDKFADNVMQMVERAQNGNKGHVGKVPLAEKEVLVVEEQLRVLQDRIVLLVAEEAFEEAAVVRDQIRALKEDGAGLDEE; encoded by the coding sequence ATGATTTGTCAGAGTTGCGGTGAAAATGAGGCGAATATTGAAATTAGGCATGAGTTTAACCACCAGACTTTCTCGGTATTTTTGTGTAAGGGGTGTGCGGAGGCGCAGAGTATGGCTTATATGGAGGAGCAGGTTGCTGAGAATAGTGTGGACTTTTTGAGTTTGTTGCAGCGGTCGCCGGAAAAAGATGTGGAGATGCTGGAGTGTGAGTATTGTGGGATGTCTTTGCAGGCGGTGATGGATTCGTCTAAATTGGGTTGTGAGCATTGTTATGATAAGTTTGCTGATAATGTGATGCAGATGGTGGAGCGGGCTCAGAATGGAAATAAGGGGCACGTTGGAAAGGTTCCGCTGGCTGAGAAGGAAGTTTTGGTGGTGGAGGAGCAGTTGCGGGTATTGCAGGACCGGATTGTGCTTTTGGTGGCTGAGGAGGCTTTTGAGGAGGCGGCGGTTGTTCGGGATCAGATTAGGGCTTTGAAAGAGGATGGAGCTGGTTTGGATGAGGAATGA
- a CDS encoding aldo/keto reductase, with translation MEYMKFGNTGMDVSRICLGAMGFGDPKKWVHKWVLDDEGSRPVIKKALDLGINFFDTANIYSLGESERVLGKALKDFAKRDDIVLATKVHGDMRPGQPNSGGLSRKAILTEIDHSLERLGTDYVDLYIIHRWDYDTPIEETMEALHDVVKSGKVRYIGASAMYAWQFQKAQRVAERNGWTKFVSMQNHYNMIYREEEREMVPFCRDEKIALTPYSPLASGRLTRDWSETSLRSETDQVQHSKYDGMMEADRLIVERLAEVAVNHGVTRDKIALAWLLNKDQVVSPIIGAQKESHLESAVAALDVELTLAEMRYLEELYVPHPVVGLIPDPKSVL, from the coding sequence ATGGAATATATGAAGTTTGGGAATACGGGTATGGATGTTTCGCGGATTTGTTTAGGGGCGATGGGATTTGGAGATCCGAAAAAATGGGTGCATAAGTGGGTTTTAGATGATGAGGGTAGTCGTCCAGTGATTAAGAAAGCGCTTGATTTAGGGATTAATTTTTTTGATACGGCGAATATTTATTCTTTGGGCGAGAGTGAACGGGTTCTTGGAAAGGCTTTGAAGGATTTTGCGAAGCGGGATGATATTGTGCTGGCGACGAAGGTTCATGGGGATATGCGCCCTGGGCAGCCTAATAGTGGTGGGCTTTCGCGTAAGGCGATTTTGACGGAGATTGATCATAGTTTGGAGCGGTTGGGGACGGATTATGTAGATTTGTATATTATTCATCGCTGGGATTATGATACGCCGATTGAGGAGACGATGGAAGCGCTGCATGATGTGGTGAAGTCCGGGAAGGTGCGGTATATTGGGGCGAGTGCGATGTATGCGTGGCAATTCCAGAAGGCGCAGCGTGTGGCGGAGCGTAATGGTTGGACGAAATTCGTGTCGATGCAGAATCATTATAATATGATTTATCGGGAAGAGGAGCGGGAGATGGTGCCGTTTTGCCGGGATGAGAAAATTGCGTTGACGCCGTATAGTCCGCTTGCTTCTGGTCGTTTGACGCGTGATTGGTCGGAAACGAGTCTTCGTTCGGAGACGGATCAGGTGCAACATTCGAAATATGATGGCATGATGGAGGCGGATCGTTTGATTGTGGAGCGGTTGGCGGAGGTTGCGGTGAACCATGGTGTGACGCGGGATAAGATTGCGCTTGCTTGGTTGTTGAATAAGGATCAGGTGGTGTCACCGATTATTGGGGCGCAGAAAGAGAGTCATTTGGAGAGTGCGGTTGCAGCGCTTGATGTGGAGTTGACGCTTGCTGAGATGCGTTATTTGGAAGAATTGTATGTACCGCATCCTGTAGTTGGGCTGATTCCAGACCCGAAAAGTGTTTTGTGA
- a CDS encoding CtsR family transcriptional regulator translates to MKNISDIIEAYLKQVLEASEAVEIKRSEMADQFQCVPSQINYVINTRFTMERGYLVESKRGGGGYIRIIKVKMNDKLQLLDAIIAMVHEKKVSQNFAEDVLLRLLEEEVVSKREARLMLAAMDRNVIALPLPERDIIRSRMLEAMLEALKYE, encoded by the coding sequence ATGAAGAATATATCGGATATTATTGAGGCTTATTTGAAGCAGGTTTTGGAAGCTAGTGAGGCTGTTGAGATTAAGCGGAGCGAGATGGCGGATCAGTTTCAGTGTGTGCCGTCCCAGATTAATTATGTGATTAATACGCGCTTTACGATGGAACGTGGATATTTAGTTGAGAGTAAGCGTGGCGGTGGTGGCTATATTAGGATTATTAAGGTTAAGATGAATGATAAATTGCAGTTGTTGGATGCCATTATTGCGATGGTGCATGAAAAGAAGGTGTCGCAGAATTTTGCGGAGGATGTTTTGCTCAGATTGCTTGAGGAAGAGGTTGTTTCGAAACGGGAGGCGCGTTTGATGCTGGCTGCGATGGATCGGAATGTGATTGCGTTGCCTTTACCTGAGCGTGACATTATTCGAAGTCGGATGCTTGAGGCGATGCTTGAGGCGTTGAAATACGAGTAG
- a CDS encoding protein arginine kinase, with amino-acid sequence MRNENLFEPVLSSWLMKDGPESDVVISSRVRLARNFKDWNFSGAGLELLERVREVFGDEEFPLLEMGDLSLLQRGMLVERHLISPEMMRRHEFGAVMISGDEKASVMFNEEDHIRIQCLAPGLQLEQVLDEAFKLDDAFERKMPYAFDKRLGYLTTCVTNVGTGLRASVMVHLPGLVATKQLQKTIEAIRRYGFVVRGMYGEGSRPASNIFQISNQVTLGKTELEIVQDLSDVMEQVIMQERVCRTKLKQKFHIVMEDRIFRAYGMLKHSRILAQKEAADAISDLRLGVQMGYVEHIPSQKVNELILFSQPAFLRKFAQRDMNELEEKVIRAAAIREILDTY; translated from the coding sequence ATGAGGAATGAGAATTTGTTTGAACCGGTGCTTAGTTCTTGGTTGATGAAGGATGGGCCAGAGAGTGATGTTGTGATTAGTTCGCGGGTGAGATTGGCTCGGAACTTTAAGGACTGGAACTTTTCTGGTGCGGGATTGGAGTTGCTGGAACGGGTTCGTGAGGTGTTTGGTGATGAGGAGTTTCCCTTGCTTGAGATGGGGGACTTGTCGTTGTTGCAACGCGGGATGTTGGTGGAACGGCACTTGATTAGTCCTGAGATGATGCGCCGGCATGAGTTTGGTGCGGTGATGATTAGTGGGGATGAAAAGGCGAGTGTGATGTTTAATGAGGAGGATCATATTCGGATTCAGTGTTTGGCGCCGGGCTTGCAGTTGGAGCAGGTGTTGGATGAGGCTTTCAAGTTGGATGATGCGTTTGAGAGGAAGATGCCTTATGCTTTTGATAAGCGGTTGGGGTATTTGACGACGTGTGTGACGAATGTTGGGACGGGGCTCAGGGCTTCTGTGATGGTGCATTTGCCGGGATTGGTTGCAACAAAACAGTTACAAAAAACGATAGAAGCGATTAGAAGGTACGGTTTTGTGGTAAGAGGAATGTATGGGGAGGGAAGTCGGCCTGCGAGTAATATTTTTCAAATCTCAAATCAGGTGACGTTAGGGAAGACGGAGCTTGAGATTGTGCAGGATTTGTCGGATGTGATGGAGCAGGTAATTATGCAGGAGCGGGTTTGCCGAACCAAATTGAAACAAAAATTCCATATTGTGATGGAGGACAGGATTTTCAGAGCATATGGGATGTTGAAACATAGTCGGATATTGGCGCAGAAAGAGGCTGCGGACGCTATTTCTGATTTGCGGCTGGGTGTGCAGATGGGATATGTTGAGCATATACCTAGTCAAAAGGTCAATGAACTGATATTATTTTCGCAACCAGCTTTTTTGCGAAAGTTTGCGCAGCGGGATATGAATGAATTGGAAGAAAAAGTGATTCGGGCTGCGGCTATCCGAGAAATTTTGGATACATACTAG